In a single window of the Nilaparvata lugens isolate BPH chromosome 1, ASM1435652v1, whole genome shotgun sequence genome:
- the LOC120350001 gene encoding uncharacterized protein LOC120350001, whose amino-acid sequence MQINEHGLLFCCLCERRICSRARYKRTAPDKRREFLQTSLLCVFVSSLSKSVEKEELFNQQLSAESTHSPRNDNKPLHCFRSRRMYVVTVSFRLLKNSPHIHINCKIIQCHVLFIFY is encoded by the exons ATGCAGATTAATG AACACGGTCTGCTCTTCTGCTGTTTATGTGAGCGTCGCATCTGCAGCCGCGCACGATACAAGCGCACTGCTCCTGACAAGCGGCGAGAATTTCTGCAGACCAGCcttttgtgtgtttttgtgtCGTCGCTCTCCAAATCCgtggaaaaagaagaattatTCAACCAGCAGCTATCAGCCGAAAGTACTCATTCGCCTAGGAACGACAATAAACCACTCCATTGCTTCCGTAGTCGCAGAATGTACGTTGTCACTGTCAGCTTTAGACTATTGAAAAATTCGCCACATATCCATATAAActgtaaaattattcaatgtcatgttttattcattttttattaa